One window of Robiginitalea biformata HTCC2501 genomic DNA carries:
- the topA gene encoding type I DNA topoisomerase has product MAKNLVIVESPAKAKTIEKFLGKDFKVTSSFGHIADLPSRELGVDVDKDFSPKYVVDKEKKALVKKLKELASKAETIWLASDEDREGEAISWHLAETLKLDADKTRRIVFNSITKSAIQKAIENPRKINYDLVNAQQARRILDRLVGYELSPVLWKKIKPGLSAGRVQSVAVRLIVERERAIEEFEPQSSFKVAAEFRTENGATLPAKLNESFDTETEAQEFLAGLANASFAVDSLDTKPAKKSPAAPFTTSTLQQEASRKLYFSVSRTMQVAQRLYEAGLITYMRTDSVSLSGEAIAAAKEEIVGNYGEKYSKVRKFQSKSKGAQEAHEAIRPTDMGLQRPNVERDQARLYELIRMRTLASQMSDAQLERTQVKIRNDRDDRLFSANGEVIKFDGFLKVYLEGKDEEDAEEQDGMLPAMQVDEALTNNYITATQRFTRPPYRYTEASLVKKLEELGIGRPSTYAPTISTIQNRGYVEKGTVDGTEREYLQLTLEGGGVKRKELSETVGSDKGKLVPTDIGMIVNDFLVSHFANILDYNFTAKVEKDFDDIATGEEDWQDVLRDFYKDFHPNVLDVEENADRASGERVLGTDPETGRQVAVRLGRFGPMVQIGTADEEEKPQFASLLPDQSLATITYDEAMELFKLPRKLGTFEGDEVEANVGRYGPYVRYGKKFVSLDEGESVFDVDMERAAELIRAKKKQDAPIASYEDKPVTKGKGRFGPFIKWDGMFINVPKKYDFDNLSQADIEELIEAKKKKEAEKLVREWPEEDIRIEKGRWGRHTVIKGRKKVDLSKDVDPQAVTLEEAQELLSKKKTRKKS; this is encoded by the coding sequence ATGGCAAAAAACCTGGTAATCGTGGAGTCGCCTGCAAAGGCAAAAACCATTGAAAAATTCCTGGGGAAGGACTTCAAGGTAACCTCCAGTTTCGGGCATATTGCCGACCTGCCCTCGCGGGAACTCGGGGTGGATGTAGACAAGGACTTCAGTCCGAAATACGTGGTCGATAAGGAGAAGAAGGCACTGGTCAAGAAGTTGAAGGAACTCGCCTCGAAGGCGGAAACCATCTGGCTGGCCAGCGATGAGGACCGGGAAGGGGAGGCCATTTCCTGGCACCTGGCCGAGACCCTGAAACTGGACGCCGACAAGACCCGGAGGATTGTCTTTAATTCCATTACCAAATCGGCTATCCAGAAGGCCATTGAGAACCCGAGGAAAATCAACTACGACCTGGTCAACGCCCAGCAGGCGCGCCGGATCCTGGACCGTCTGGTAGGGTATGAATTGTCGCCCGTCCTCTGGAAGAAAATCAAGCCGGGCCTCTCCGCTGGCCGGGTGCAGTCGGTGGCCGTACGCCTGATTGTGGAACGGGAGCGGGCCATCGAGGAATTCGAACCGCAGAGCAGCTTCAAGGTTGCCGCCGAATTCCGGACGGAAAACGGGGCCACCCTGCCCGCCAAACTCAATGAGAGCTTCGATACCGAAACGGAGGCTCAGGAATTCCTGGCGGGGCTGGCCAACGCCTCCTTTGCCGTGGACAGCCTGGACACCAAACCTGCTAAGAAATCCCCGGCTGCGCCGTTTACCACTTCCACCCTCCAGCAGGAAGCTTCCCGCAAACTCTATTTTTCGGTCTCCCGTACCATGCAGGTCGCCCAGCGGCTCTACGAAGCGGGGCTTATTACCTACATGCGTACGGACAGCGTGAGTTTGTCCGGGGAGGCCATTGCGGCTGCCAAGGAAGAAATTGTAGGGAATTACGGGGAAAAGTACAGCAAAGTCCGGAAGTTCCAGTCAAAATCCAAAGGGGCCCAGGAGGCGCACGAGGCCATCCGTCCCACCGATATGGGGCTGCAGCGCCCCAACGTAGAGCGCGACCAGGCCCGGTTATACGAGCTGATCCGCATGCGGACCCTGGCCTCGCAGATGAGTGACGCCCAGCTGGAGCGCACCCAGGTAAAGATCCGCAACGACCGGGACGACCGCCTCTTCAGCGCGAACGGGGAGGTGATTAAATTTGACGGGTTCCTGAAAGTGTATCTGGAAGGCAAAGACGAAGAGGACGCCGAAGAACAGGACGGCATGCTCCCGGCCATGCAGGTAGACGAGGCGCTGACCAACAACTACATCACAGCCACCCAGCGGTTTACCCGACCGCCGTACCGGTATACGGAGGCTTCCCTGGTCAAAAAGCTGGAGGAACTCGGGATTGGCCGCCCCTCCACGTATGCCCCGACCATTTCCACGATCCAGAATCGCGGGTATGTCGAAAAAGGCACAGTGGACGGCACGGAGCGGGAGTACCTGCAACTCACCCTGGAAGGAGGCGGCGTGAAGCGGAAGGAATTGAGCGAAACCGTGGGATCGGACAAGGGCAAGCTCGTGCCGACGGATATCGGGATGATCGTCAACGATTTCCTGGTGAGCCATTTTGCCAATATCCTGGATTACAATTTTACCGCCAAGGTGGAAAAGGACTTTGACGACATTGCCACAGGGGAGGAAGACTGGCAGGATGTGCTTCGGGATTTCTATAAGGATTTCCACCCGAATGTGCTCGATGTCGAGGAGAATGCAGACCGCGCCAGCGGGGAACGCGTTTTGGGAACCGACCCGGAGACCGGGCGGCAGGTGGCCGTGCGTTTGGGCCGGTTTGGCCCCATGGTACAGATCGGGACAGCGGACGAGGAGGAGAAGCCCCAGTTTGCCAGTTTGCTCCCGGACCAGTCCCTGGCCACCATCACCTATGACGAGGCGATGGAGTTATTTAAGCTGCCCCGGAAACTGGGCACCTTTGAAGGGGATGAGGTGGAGGCCAATGTGGGCCGGTATGGCCCGTATGTGCGCTACGGCAAAAAATTCGTTTCCCTGGACGAGGGTGAAAGCGTCTTTGACGTGGACATGGAGCGGGCTGCCGAGCTGATCCGCGCCAAGAAAAAACAGGACGCCCCGATTGCCTCCTATGAGGATAAGCCGGTGACCAAGGGCAAGGGCCGGTTTGGGCCGTTCATCAAATGGGACGGCATGTTTATCAACGTTCCCAAGAAATACGATTTCGACAACCTGAGCCAGGCGGATATCGAAGAACTGATCGAAGCCAAGAAGAAGAAAGAGGCCGAGAAGCTCGTCCGGGAGTGGCCCGAGGAGGACATCCGGATTGAGAAGGGCCGCTGGGGACGCCATACGGTGATCAAGGGCCGCAAAAAGGTAGACTTGTCCAAGGACGTGGACCCGCAGGCGGTGACTCTCGAGGAAGCACAGGAACTGCTCAGCAAGAAGAAAACGCGTAAAAAATCCTAA
- a CDS encoding formimidoylglutamase: MAFDFLLPVPQRVLAHCELLPAQALGRTIYKHTEKEGLPVLAGATFALLGVYESRNAFIKKTSRLELEEIRMQFYRLMEGNWNGTIIDLGDIDEGETVKDTYFVVREIIAELLEEKIIPIVIGATQDITYPAYRAFDKIIDMVNLVAVDSRFDFGAEEELISSNSYMSKIITDKPNNLFNFSNIGYQSYFNAQEEIDLMERLFFDAYRLGEITSDVGLAEPVLRNAHLVSIDARAIRASEMGLPDTFSPNGFTGREICAIARYAGMGDKISAFGIFEMENNVQSFQLVAQIIWYFMEGHNFRVDEQPDSGSKDFNKFIVPCQSEQLHFYNSTLTGRWWVEVPNLLGAHTKPDSPALLPCTEQDYLDACDQNIPDRWFKAYKKGFN, from the coding sequence ATGGCATTCGATTTCTTACTTCCGGTTCCCCAGCGCGTATTGGCCCACTGTGAATTGCTGCCCGCCCAGGCACTGGGACGCACCATTTACAAGCATACGGAAAAGGAGGGGTTGCCCGTCCTGGCAGGGGCCACCTTTGCCCTCCTGGGCGTGTACGAATCCCGCAATGCCTTTATCAAGAAAACGAGCCGCCTGGAACTCGAGGAGATCCGCATGCAGTTTTACCGGCTTATGGAGGGGAACTGGAATGGCACCATCATCGATTTGGGGGACATCGACGAGGGGGAGACCGTTAAAGACACCTATTTTGTGGTCCGGGAAATCATCGCCGAGCTGCTCGAGGAGAAGATCATCCCGATTGTGATCGGCGCTACCCAGGATATTACCTACCCGGCCTACCGGGCCTTTGACAAGATTATCGACATGGTCAACCTGGTGGCCGTGGACAGCCGTTTCGACTTCGGGGCGGAGGAGGAACTGATCTCCTCCAATTCCTATATGAGCAAGATCATCACGGACAAGCCCAACAACCTGTTTAATTTTTCGAATATCGGGTACCAGAGTTATTTCAATGCCCAGGAGGAGATCGACCTGATGGAGCGGCTGTTTTTCGACGCCTACCGCCTGGGGGAAATTACCTCCGACGTGGGCCTGGCCGAACCGGTGTTGCGCAATGCGCACCTTGTCAGTATTGACGCCCGGGCCATCCGGGCCTCCGAAATGGGTCTGCCCGACACGTTTTCGCCCAACGGTTTCACGGGGAGGGAGATCTGTGCCATTGCCCGGTATGCGGGTATGGGCGACAAGATTTCCGCCTTCGGGATCTTTGAGATGGAAAACAACGTCCAGTCCTTCCAGCTGGTCGCCCAGATTATCTGGTATTTCATGGAAGGCCACAACTTCCGGGTGGACGAACAACCGGACAGCGGCAGCAAGGATTTCAACAAGTTCATCGTCCCCTGCCAATCCGAACAACTTCACTTCTACAACAGTACGCTTACGGGGCGCTGGTGGGTGGAGGTCCCAAACCTCCTCGGCGCGCATACTAAACCCGATTCGCCGGCGTTATTACCATGCACCGAACAGGACTATCTGGACGCCTGCGATCAGAATATTCCGGACCGGTGGTTTAAAGCCTATAAAAAAGGTTTTAACTAA
- the porK gene encoding T9SS ring complex lipoprotein PorK/GldK, with protein MKKLLLTSIAFVFLLSSCGSKSKGELVGVKGKKWYPEKPYGMELIPRGAFIMGKSEEDMANVMNAPTKTVTVRSFYMDDTEITNSEYRQFVEWVKDSIVRTKLAILADELGMGPEDDGIGRYAFKDADTANLSVYDKYMLDNYAGFGEDYYEGRALNKDEDLIWDTRDYPDVYYAEVMDSMYLPEEETYNGQRTIDVTKLNYKYTWMDIEAAARAKEGRRKDFIRQEITAIYPDTTVWIRDFEYSYNEPMHNDYFWHDAYSDYPVVGVSWSQAKAFCNWRTKFKNDDQRARGKQFVNQFRLPTEAEWEYAARGGIEGGTYPWGGPYVISDTGCFMANFKPQRGDYAADAALYTVEAKSYEPNDFNLYNMAGNVSEWTNSSYYPGSYEYASTMNPNADSQNNTRKVIRGGSWKDVAYFLQVSTRDYEYKDSARSYIGFRTVQDYMGEEDSTQ; from the coding sequence ATGAAGAAGCTATTGTTAACGTCTATAGCGTTTGTTTTTTTGCTCAGCAGCTGCGGTTCCAAATCCAAAGGGGAACTGGTAGGCGTTAAAGGCAAAAAGTGGTACCCGGAAAAACCCTACGGGATGGAACTGATTCCCAGGGGTGCTTTCATTATGGGAAAGAGTGAAGAAGACATGGCCAATGTAATGAACGCTCCTACCAAAACAGTTACTGTCCGGTCCTTTTATATGGACGATACGGAAATTACCAATAGCGAGTACCGGCAGTTTGTAGAGTGGGTCAAGGATTCCATTGTACGGACCAAGCTGGCCATCCTGGCCGACGAGCTGGGGATGGGTCCGGAGGATGACGGAATCGGCCGTTACGCCTTTAAGGATGCAGATACTGCCAACCTCTCGGTTTATGACAAGTACATGCTCGATAACTACGCCGGTTTTGGCGAGGACTATTACGAGGGCCGCGCCCTGAACAAGGACGAGGACCTGATCTGGGATACCCGGGATTACCCGGACGTCTATTACGCAGAGGTGATGGATTCCATGTACCTCCCGGAGGAAGAAACCTACAACGGGCAGCGGACTATCGACGTGACGAAACTCAACTACAAGTATACCTGGATGGATATCGAAGCTGCCGCCCGCGCCAAGGAAGGCCGCCGGAAGGACTTCATCCGTCAGGAAATCACCGCGATCTACCCGGATACCACGGTATGGATCCGCGATTTTGAATACTCCTATAATGAACCGATGCACAACGATTACTTCTGGCACGATGCCTACAGCGACTATCCGGTTGTAGGGGTATCCTGGAGCCAGGCCAAGGCGTTCTGCAACTGGCGGACCAAATTCAAGAACGACGACCAGCGTGCCCGCGGCAAGCAATTCGTCAACCAGTTCCGCCTCCCGACGGAGGCCGAATGGGAATACGCGGCCCGCGGAGGCATCGAAGGGGGTACGTATCCCTGGGGTGGCCCGTACGTGATCAGCGACACGGGTTGCTTTATGGCGAATTTCAAGCCCCAGCGCGGGGACTATGCGGCCGATGCCGCCCTTTACACCGTGGAGGCCAAATCTTATGAACCCAACGATTTCAACCTGTACAATATGGCCGGTAATGTATCGGAGTGGACAAACTCCAGCTACTACCCGGGGTCCTATGAATACGCTTCAACCATGAACCCGAATGCCGACAGCCAGAACAATACGCGGAAAGTGATCCGGGGCGGTTCCTGGAAAGACGTGGCGTATTTCCTGCAGGTGAGTACCCGGGATTACGAATACAAGGATTCCGCCCGAAGCTACATTGGCTTCCGGACCGTCCAGGATTACATGGGGGAGGAAGATTCCACCCAGTAA
- the porL gene encoding type IX secretion system motor protein PorL/GldL — translation MAQSKSTKKLFNMAYGLGASVVIIGALFKILHWEFGPLTGGLLLAVGLITEALIFAISAFEPVDDEYDWSLVYPELAGAQSNNRKKQAEEAQEAEGLLSRKLDELLKEANIDASLFSSLGESIRNFEGAAKGIAPTADAIEHTKKYSEELSQAASQMESLNSLYKVQLESASRQASINEEVVQNAGALKEQMESLASNLSSLNGVYGGMLTAMNRN, via the coding sequence ATGGCACAGTCAAAATCAACAAAAAAGCTCTTTAACATGGCCTACGGCCTGGGTGCTTCGGTGGTAATCATCGGGGCGCTGTTCAAGATCCTGCACTGGGAATTCGGCCCGCTTACCGGTGGGTTGCTCCTCGCAGTCGGTCTGATCACGGAAGCCCTCATTTTTGCAATCAGCGCATTTGAGCCGGTGGACGACGAATACGATTGGTCTTTGGTCTACCCGGAACTCGCCGGAGCCCAGAGCAACAACCGTAAGAAACAAGCCGAAGAAGCCCAAGAGGCGGAAGGACTCCTCTCCAGGAAACTGGATGAGCTCCTCAAGGAAGCCAACATCGACGCCAGCCTGTTCAGCAGCCTGGGCGAGAGCATCCGCAACTTCGAAGGCGCTGCCAAGGGGATTGCCCCTACGGCCGATGCTATTGAGCACACCAAGAAATACTCCGAAGAACTTTCCCAGGCCGCTTCCCAGATGGAATCGCTCAACAGCCTGTACAAAGTTCAGCTCGAGAGTGCCAGCCGCCAGGCTTCCATCAACGAGGAAGTGGTGCAGAACGCCGGTGCCCTCAAAGAGCAAATGGAGTCCCTGGCCAGCAACCTGTCTTCGCTTAACGGCGTTTACGGCGGCATGCTGACTGCCATGAACAGAAACTAA
- the porM gene encoding type IX secretion system motor protein PorM/GldM, whose product MASGKQTPRQKMINLMYLIFIAMLALNMSKEVLAAFGLMNEKLETSNSKATENNEAFLASLETKASEDAAKYAELYQDAQQIKQLSQEYYTYLEDLKASMVEDIEDPTDYTVMDKSDYLDQKFFQGDNLAPQGKEFMERIEAYRTQVLGILGDGFPEVQDAVKTRFKTGDENGKVERRDGVKVDWINYHYEGFPLIASLTKITSLQSDIKATEEAALKAMLQGELTSQVSLTNFSTLLESEKSAFYAGEKFNGSIVLGKTDKTAKPVRAELTLDGRKLAEGKDYQLKEGGVEMLIGAGSPGDHEIAGTLIYMQDGEETEVPVKNSFSTISKPNAAVISADKMNVVYRGVANPMTISIPGIPDNKVSASAPGLSKRSGSNYVMNPGTGRTVTITASGTLPDGQRISTNSEFRIKDIPRPSGTIRGESGSVKMPRNNLEIATIGAMLEDFDFDLNMAISGFKLKVPGQPTVEVNGNKLDARAKAALRRAGRGDAIQIFDIEAYITNNRSYKLKKVSPVVVEITN is encoded by the coding sequence ATGGCATCAGGAAAACAAACGCCACGTCAGAAGATGATCAACCTTATGTACTTGATCTTCATTGCGATGCTGGCATTGAATATGAGCAAGGAAGTGCTGGCTGCCTTCGGTCTTATGAACGAAAAGCTGGAGACTTCCAATTCCAAGGCCACCGAAAACAACGAAGCGTTTTTGGCGAGCCTGGAAACCAAAGCGTCGGAGGACGCTGCCAAATATGCGGAGCTCTATCAGGACGCTCAGCAGATTAAGCAGCTGTCCCAGGAGTACTACACCTACCTCGAGGATTTGAAGGCGAGCATGGTGGAGGACATCGAGGACCCGACGGATTACACGGTAATGGACAAGTCCGATTACCTGGACCAGAAATTCTTCCAGGGCGATAACCTGGCCCCCCAGGGCAAGGAGTTCATGGAGCGCATCGAGGCCTACCGCACCCAGGTGCTGGGCATCCTCGGCGACGGCTTCCCGGAAGTTCAGGACGCGGTGAAGACGCGCTTCAAGACCGGAGATGAAAACGGCAAGGTAGAGCGCCGCGACGGGGTCAAAGTAGACTGGATCAACTACCACTACGAAGGCTTCCCGCTGATCGCTTCCCTGACCAAGATCACCTCCCTGCAATCCGACATCAAGGCCACCGAGGAGGCGGCCCTGAAGGCGATGCTGCAAGGCGAGCTGACTTCCCAGGTGTCCCTGACGAATTTCTCCACGCTGCTGGAGTCCGAGAAATCGGCCTTTTATGCCGGGGAGAAGTTTAACGGAAGCATTGTCCTGGGTAAAACCGACAAGACCGCCAAGCCTGTACGGGCCGAACTGACCCTGGACGGGCGCAAGCTCGCCGAAGGGAAGGATTACCAGCTCAAGGAAGGCGGCGTGGAAATGCTGATCGGAGCCGGCAGCCCCGGCGACCACGAGATTGCCGGTACCCTGATCTATATGCAGGACGGGGAGGAGACCGAGGTGCCTGTTAAAAACAGCTTCTCCACAATCTCCAAGCCGAATGCGGCTGTGATCTCTGCCGACAAGATGAACGTGGTATACCGCGGTGTTGCCAACCCGATGACGATCTCCATCCCGGGGATCCCGGACAACAAAGTGTCTGCTTCGGCCCCCGGCCTGAGCAAGCGCAGCGGCAGCAACTACGTGATGAACCCGGGTACGGGCCGTACGGTAACCATTACCGCTTCCGGTACGCTGCCCGACGGCCAGCGGATCTCGACCAACAGCGAATTCCGCATCAAGGATATCCCGAGGCCTTCCGGTACCATCCGGGGTGAGAGCGGCAGCGTGAAAATGCCCCGCAACAACCTGGAAATCGCCACCATCGGCGCCATGCTGGAAGACTTTGACTTTGACCTGAATATGGCCATCAGCGGCTTTAAGCTGAAAGTTCCCGGACAGCCCACCGTTGAGGTGAACGGCAACAAACTGGACGCGCGTGCCAAGGCAGCGTTGCGTCGGGCCGGGCGGGGTGATGCCATCCAGATCTTTGATATCGAGGCGTACATTACCAACAACCGGAGTTATAAGTTGAAGAAGGTATCTCCCGTGGTTGTGGAGATCACCAACTAG
- the porN gene encoding type IX secretion system ring subunit PorN/GldN, translating into MNWKKALVLGAVAALPVSGWAQANILNAKKPEEIGMRTEAQKAMDNDAPLDYGYVDDRDILWSKTVWEVIDLDERVNFPLYYPTDTVDIGSDRRSLYDVLIKNIKNGKLTDVYVDSYFTEKRNFSDLQATLQKVDTTDLGYEQVNAGEQVSAEYINRRNITAADIEEYRIKGMWYFDKRQGELKYRLLGIAPVAPDVNFIDDDSMAPEDALVPLFWVWYPSARQILHEAKVFNQGNSAQPLSFDMLLNARRFNGMIYKEDNVHGDREIRDYIADNALFQLLESQRIKEQIRNREQDMWAY; encoded by the coding sequence ATGAATTGGAAAAAAGCACTAGTACTCGGGGCGGTTGCCGCTCTTCCGGTGTCCGGGTGGGCGCAAGCCAACATCCTGAACGCCAAGAAGCCGGAAGAAATCGGCATGCGAACCGAGGCCCAGAAGGCGATGGATAACGATGCGCCCCTGGATTACGGATACGTGGACGACCGCGATATCCTGTGGTCCAAGACCGTATGGGAAGTCATCGACCTGGACGAGCGGGTGAATTTCCCGCTGTACTACCCGACGGACACCGTGGATATCGGCTCGGACCGCCGCTCCCTTTACGATGTTCTGATCAAGAATATCAAAAACGGGAAACTCACCGACGTTTACGTGGATTCCTATTTTACGGAGAAGCGGAACTTCAGCGACCTGCAGGCGACCCTCCAGAAGGTGGATACCACCGACCTGGGGTACGAGCAGGTAAACGCCGGGGAGCAGGTTTCGGCCGAGTACATCAACCGCCGGAACATCACGGCAGCCGACATCGAGGAATACCGCATCAAGGGGATGTGGTACTTCGACAAGCGGCAGGGGGAACTCAAGTACCGCCTGCTGGGGATTGCCCCGGTTGCTCCGGACGTGAACTTCATCGACGACGATTCGATGGCGCCGGAGGATGCGCTGGTGCCCCTGTTCTGGGTTTGGTACCCGAGCGCCCGGCAGATCCTGCACGAGGCCAAGGTATTCAACCAGGGAAATTCGGCACAACCGCTTTCCTTTGACATGTTGCTCAACGCCCGCAGGTTCAACGGGATGATCTATAAGGAAGACAACGTGCACGGAGACCGCGAGATACGCGATTACATTGCCGACAACGCGCTGTTCCAGCTCCTGGAGTCGCAGCGTATCAAAGAGCAGATCCGAAATCGCGAACAAGATATGTGGGCCTATTAA
- a CDS encoding NAD(P)/FAD-dependent oxidoreductase encodes MFDYLIVGSGLAGVAMAETLRERGRTICLFDDASRKASLVAAGLYNPVVLKRLNLTWKGEELMDFSLPFYEKLQQRLKGHFDEKLPILRRLASAEEQNAWFEAADRPGLSRFLSTRLVRNVHDGLQAPHGFGEVLETGRLHTARLLHAYREELHEKGRLRAESFVHGALELNRDHLAYKGIRARRIIFCEGFGMRGNPFFDYLPLQGSKGELLTVRIPGLGETRIVKSDIFLIPLGADRYKVGATYARNDFDPEPTARAREELTAKLRKIVNRDFEVEGQSAGIRPTVPDRRPLVGRHPEHDALFALNGMGSRGVLLAPYAAACLADFMEEGRPLPPEMDLSRYAKFYGRTAP; translated from the coding sequence ATGTTTGATTACCTGATTGTCGGCTCGGGCCTGGCCGGGGTGGCCATGGCCGAAACCCTCCGGGAACGGGGCCGCACTATTTGCCTGTTCGACGACGCCTCCCGCAAGGCGTCCCTGGTGGCGGCGGGCCTGTACAACCCCGTGGTGCTCAAGCGGCTGAACCTCACCTGGAAAGGGGAGGAGCTCATGGATTTTTCCCTGCCGTTTTACGAGAAGCTCCAGCAACGGCTAAAGGGGCATTTCGATGAAAAGCTGCCCATCCTCAGGCGCCTGGCATCGGCGGAAGAACAGAATGCCTGGTTTGAAGCTGCAGACCGGCCGGGCTTGTCCCGCTTCCTGTCCACACGCCTGGTTCGAAATGTCCATGATGGCTTGCAGGCCCCCCATGGCTTCGGGGAGGTCCTGGAAACCGGCCGGTTGCACACGGCCCGCCTGCTCCATGCCTACCGGGAAGAGTTACATGAAAAAGGCCGGCTCCGGGCCGAGTCATTTGTTCACGGCGCCCTGGAATTAAACCGGGACCACCTGGCGTACAAGGGTATCCGGGCCCGAAGGATCATCTTCTGCGAGGGATTCGGGATGCGCGGCAACCCGTTTTTTGATTACCTGCCCCTGCAGGGCAGCAAGGGCGAACTCCTCACGGTGCGGATACCCGGTTTGGGGGAAACCCGGATCGTCAAATCGGATATCTTCCTGATCCCCCTGGGGGCAGACCGGTACAAGGTAGGCGCCACCTACGCCCGGAACGATTTTGACCCGGAACCCACGGCCCGTGCCCGGGAGGAACTCACCGCCAAACTCCGCAAAATCGTCAACCGGGACTTTGAAGTGGAGGGGCAATCCGCGGGTATCCGGCCAACAGTCCCGGACCGCCGTCCCCTGGTGGGCCGCCACCCGGAACACGATGCGCTATTTGCACTCAACGGGATGGGGTCGCGGGGCGTCTTGCTGGCCCCTTACGCAGCTGCCTGCCTGGCCGATTTCATGGAGGAGGGACGCCCCCTCCCGCCGGAGATGGACCTGTCCCGGTACGCGAAATTTTACGGCCGGACGGCTCCCTGA